Part of the Flavobacterium okayamense genome, TTCAAAAATGGATTGGAATTGCCCCTTTTGCACAATACGAGAGTAAAGTGTATCCACAAGATTTAATGCAAAATGTACTAGATGGTTTAGCTGAAAACAATAATCATAAAATCTTTTTATTCGGTGGAGGTGACGCTGAAATTGAAAAACTAAATCAATTGCAAAATCAACATCACAATGTAATTGTTGTAGCTGGAAAATTGAAATTTCAAGAAGAATTAGATTTGATTTCCAATTTAGATCTAATGCTTTCAATGGATAGTGGTAATGCACATATTGCTGCTATGTTGGGTGTGAAAGTAATTACACTTTGGGGTGCAACACACCCATATGCTGGATTTAAACCTTTTAATCAACCTGATGATTTTTGTATCACTGCAGATAGACAACAATATCCTTTGTTGCCAACATCGGTTTATGGAAACAAAAAAGTGGAAGGATACGAAGATATAATGCGAAGCATTAAGCCTAATTTTATTTTAGAAAAAATAAGTGCTGCAATATAAATTACAGCACTTAAGCCCTTTAAGTATTTATAAAACACTATAGAATAAATTTTCTACATAACCTTTATTTACTCTTTATTTTTTAATGCATTAACCATTTCCTTTAAAAGGGCTATTTCTTTTTTTAATTCCTCTATTTGATTTTGTTGTTCTTGAATTGCTTTAACTGTAACAGGTATAATTTGATAAGGCATTATCCCTACAGGTTTTTCATATTCAATATATGTTCTTTTACCACTTTCATCTAAACATACCCAATCTGATTTTTTAACGGCTTCTGGAATGACAACCGATAGTTCTTGTGCATCAAAACCTAATTTATTTGCTTTTTGATTGTCTGGAATATTTATATTTCCTGTAGAAGGGGTGTTTTCTTTATATGAAATAGGGTTTAATTGCATAATTTCCGTTAAACCTCTATTTTGTAAATTTGAGTTTTTATTACTTGTTTTTGAATAAGTGTTTGTTGGTGTAATAAAATCATCGGCATATACATCATCCCAACGTCTAGTTACACCAGAAAAAGGCGAAGCTCCTAAATCGGCTCCAAAATCAGACATTGGACTGAAAGCACTACCTTCATAAAACAATTCATTAGTTCCATCAACAATATATTCTATAGAACCTAAAGCAATTGCAGTTCCACCTGAAGAACCTTTATAAAAACCAGCTACAAATTTTTTAGTAAAAGGTCCTCCGTTATAGGTATCAGAAAATGTTTGGCCTTCATCACTATCAATAAATGCACCGCCATCTCCAAAGTTTATATAGTTATCCCCAAAATTTGTTTCTAATACAGTCAATGTATTGCCTTCAAAAAATAGGTCGCCAGTATTAGTACCATTAAAATTTAAGTTTCTCGTATTTAAATCGATTGCTGTATTTTGAGTTAGTGCTCCTCCTAACCGAACTGTGCCAGATGTTTCTGTTAATGCATTTGTAAAAGTGTAACTTCCTCCACCACCTGAAGGTAAAGTAACTGTGTTACCGTTTGAAATTGTTAAATCGTTTCCAACAATACTTAGTGTTTGGCTATCAGTTCCACCTGCTGGAGTTTCCCAATAACCATTTCCATTAGCATCAGAAGTTAAAACTTTTCCTGCAGATTGTGTCCCGTCTTCTAAACGAAAAGAAAATGTACCGCCTGAAGGAGCGCTTGTTTCAGTAACTAATATATTATCAATTGAAGCACCGTAGTCGAAATTTCCTTGGTATTCAAATCGTAATGAATAGGAATTCCCAGCTACAACAGTTGCACTGCCTGAATAAGAAGTGTTGGCATCAGTTGTTAAATTAACTAAATTTCCACCAACTTGAGCATTTGTTGTATTGTTGTATAAATAAGCTCTGAAAGAATCTGGAGCGGCTCCGAAATTATTATAACGATAAGCAAATGATATTGAAATTGAAGTTGTTGTTGGAGCTGTTGTAAAATCTACTCGTGCAGTTGCATTTTGTCCGCAGCCTGATTCGTCTGAATTAATCCAGAGCCAACCTCCAGTACACGAAGAACAATTTGAGTTAGTGTTACCTGTTGTTGTTCTTACCCAACCATTTGTTCCTGGACCAGTACAACCAACCATACCATTATTAGAATGAACAACTGTATATGGAGTGTCAAAATTTTGATTTAATAAATTTATAGTTCCTCCTCCACTTGGTAAGGTTGTATTACCATAAACATGTAAAGTAGCCGTTGGGGATGTTGTGTTAATTCCAACTTGAGCAAAAGAAGTAAGTCCAAAAATTAAAAATAAAACTGTAAATACTTTTTTCATGAATATTAGATTTAGGTTATGTTGAGACAAAAGTATTTTTAGAATAATAAATTCTAAAATTTTCAATGTACAGAATTACGGAAAGCGTACTGTTTTCCATGTTTTTGTGCTTTATTTAAATGATGTTTATAAAAAATAAAATGTCTATTTTTGTTTTAATAACACACAATAAATGAAATTACAATTAATAGGCATCTCTCTTGCAGCGTTCGTTTTTTCTTTATATCGATTGATTCAAAGAAAGGAAAACGCCGTTGTTGTAGTTTTTTATTTGTCCTGGTTTTTACTATTTATAAGTTTGTTTATTGCATCAGATTATGTAGATATTTTATCTGAAAATATAGTAAGTACTTTTGCCGTTTTATTTTTTGTTTGGTTAACGTTATTGCCTCCACTTTTATATGGAATAATTCAATTTAAATTGAATAAAGTTTTACTTGATATTCGACATCTTTATATTCCAATCGTTTTATTTTTCATTAACATTTTTTCACTTCTATATTTTTCTGTTCAAAAAGATGAAAAAGTTTTTACCTATGAAGTAGTTGAAAACGTGATGACTTATAGTAATTATATTATTATTCTATTCGTTTTTCCAATTTCAACTTTTTATTATAGCTTTTTATCGTTTCGTTCGTTACAGTTTTTTCCTTCAAAAAATAATTTCAAAAAAAATATAGAAAAAGGATTGTTGTTTTGGTTTGTATTACTTTATGATGTTTATATTTTTATTTGGATTCTTACTAATTATTTAATTGACAACTCCTCAGTTAAAAGTGTTTTAAAAGTTTATTATACTGGTTATTTTATTCTTTCTATTGCTATATTATTTAAGTTAAGTGCTAAAAGAGACGAATTTGAAATTGAAGATTCTGAAAATTCAATTTTTGAAGAAATTGGTAAAAAGTTAAATCATAAAATTCACTCAGATAAGATTTTTTTGAACCCTCAAATAAATTTAAAATTATTAGCAAAAGAAATTGGAACAAATGAAAAGTATTTATCACAGTATATAAATAAAAATTATAATAAAAACTTTTCATTATTTATTAATGAGTTTAGAGTTGAATATGCTAAACAAATTCTTATAAATGGTGAATATTCAAATTATACGCTTGAAGCGATTGGTTCATTATCAGGTTTTAATTCTAAAACATCTTTTAATTCAACTTTTAAGAAATATACTGGGGAAACTCCTTCAGAGTTTAAAAATAAAAAGGAGCTTAATTAAGCTCCTTTTTTTATACGTCATCGTAATCTACTTTAATGGTTGGTGTAATAGGATGTGCTTGACACGTTAAAACCAAACCTTCTTCAATTTCATCATCAGTAAGTATTTGATTTTTCTTCATT contains:
- a CDS encoding helix-turn-helix domain-containing protein; its protein translation is MKLQLIGISLAAFVFSLYRLIQRKENAVVVVFYLSWFLLFISLFIASDYVDILSENIVSTFAVLFFVWLTLLPPLLYGIIQFKLNKVLLDIRHLYIPIVLFFINIFSLLYFSVQKDEKVFTYEVVENVMTYSNYIIILFVFPISTFYYSFLSFRSLQFFPSKNNFKKNIEKGLLFWFVLLYDVYIFIWILTNYLIDNSSVKSVLKVYYTGYFILSIAILFKLSAKRDEFEIEDSENSIFEEIGKKLNHKIHSDKIFLNPQINLKLLAKEIGTNEKYLSQYINKNYNKNFSLFINEFRVEYAKQILINGEYSNYTLEAIGSLSGFNSKTSFNSTFKKYTGETPSEFKNKKELN